Proteins co-encoded in one Arachis hypogaea cultivar Tifrunner chromosome 11, arahy.Tifrunner.gnm2.J5K5, whole genome shotgun sequence genomic window:
- the LOC112720417 gene encoding salicylic acid-binding protein 2, which yields MGGTTNYTDYIKHFILVHGACHGAWCWYKIKPLLESSGHKVTVLDLAASGTNLKKIEDVDTFSQYSEPLLEVLESLPPNEKVVLVGHSLGGLNIALAMEKFPTKVAVGVFLTAFVPDTQHKPSYVLEKYCEGTPPSEWLDTAFSECGNKTSMLFGPNFLSSKVYQHSSTEDLELIKCMIRPSSLFIEDLSQEKNFSKEGYGSVPHAFVVCTEDLAIPLEYQRWMIQNARINDVMEINGADHMVMLCKPKELSDCLQQIAAKYK from the exons ATGGGTGGTACCACAAATTACACAGATTATATAAAGCACTTTATTTTGGTACATGGGGCTTGCCATGGTGCTTGGTGTTGGTACAAGATCAAGCCACTTCTAGAATCTTCAGGCCACAAGGTCACAGTTCTTGACCTTGCTGCCTCTGGAACCAACTTGAAGAAGATCGAAGATGTTGATACTTTTTCTCAGTACTCTGAGCCTTTGTTGGAAGTTTTGGAGTCACTTCCCCCAAATGAAAAGGTGGTTCTTGTGGGACATAGTCTTGGAGGGCTCAATATTGCCCTTGCCATGGAAAAATTCCCCACGAAGGTCGCAGTTGGTGTTTTCTTGACAGCTTTTGTGCCGGACACTCAACACAAACCATCCTATGTCTTGGAAAAG TATTGTGAGGGGACACCACCGTCTGAATGGTTGGACACGGCATTCTCAGAGTGTGGAAATAAAACGTCAATGTTGTTTGGGCCCAACTTCTTATCCAGCAAGGTCTACCAACACTCCTCCACTGAG GATCTTGAATTGATAAAGTGTATGATAAGGCCATCGTCCCTATTCATAGAAGACTTATCACAAGAAAAGAACTTCTCTAAAGAGGGATATGGATCTGTTCCTCATGCTTTTGTTGTTTGCACTGAGGACCTTGCGATTCCATTGGAATATCAGCGATGGATGATCCAAAACGCTAGGATTAATGACGTCATGGAGATCAACGGCGCAGATCATATGGTTATGCTTTGCAAGCCCAAAGAACTTAGTGATTGTCTCCAACAGATTGCTGCTAAATACAAATAA